One genomic window of Roseobacter ponti includes the following:
- a CDS encoding N-formylglutamate amidohydrolase: MDDLSSGKTLLAGGDPPPVEWVNRESTAPVLLLCEHAGQAIPAALAGLGLPKGAVDLHIGWDIGAERLARSLAAKLSAPLILQRYSRLVIDCNRPAGTPGSVPEISDHVVIPGNSNLSQAARREREMLIFGPLNEAIVEGFAQAPRRAAFSIHSFTRQMRRGDRREWDAGFLCRHDLATAQVFLDTLSRMRPGLSLAVNEPYQIEEDGDWFIPHHAEPRGIAHCLIEVCNDQLHSDEAVGDWAGLLARAIDDVLRV, encoded by the coding sequence ATGGATGACCTGAGTTCCGGGAAAACGTTGCTGGCCGGGGGGGATCCGCCGCCGGTCGAGTGGGTGAACCGCGAGAGCACGGCCCCGGTCCTGTTACTCTGTGAGCACGCAGGTCAGGCGATCCCGGCGGCGCTTGCGGGGCTGGGCCTGCCAAAGGGGGCCGTTGATCTTCACATCGGATGGGACATCGGGGCGGAGCGCCTCGCGCGGTCTCTTGCGGCGAAACTTTCCGCGCCGCTGATCCTGCAACGCTACAGCCGCCTTGTGATTGACTGCAACCGTCCGGCGGGCACGCCCGGCTCGGTCCCGGAAATCAGTGACCATGTCGTCATTCCGGGCAACAGCAATCTCAGCCAGGCGGCGCGCAGAGAGCGTGAAATGCTGATTTTCGGCCCGCTGAACGAGGCAATCGTTGAAGGGTTTGCGCAGGCGCCGCGCCGTGCCGCCTTTTCGATACACAGTTTCACCCGCCAGATGCGCCGGGGCGACAGGCGCGAATGGGATGCCGGGTTTCTCTGCCGTCACGACCTGGCCACAGCGCAGGTCTTTCTCGACACGCTGAGCCGCATGCGTCCGGGTCTCAGCCTTGCGGTCAATGAACCCTATCAGATTGAAGAAGACGGCGACTGGTTTATCCCGCATCACGCTGAGCCGCGCGGCATCGCTCACTGCCTTATCGAAGTCTGTAACGATCAGCTGCACAGCGATGAAGCGGTCGGGGACTGGGCCGGTCTGCTGGCCCGTGCGATCGACGACGTTCTCAGGGTCTGA
- a CDS encoding branched-chain amino acid ABC transporter permease — translation MDLIIQQSINAISLGGVYAMLALGLAIVFSIVGLINFAHGDIMTFGGYGIFLSLAFGMSPVAALAIGIGAAVVMALTLERTAFRAMRGADVVTLLITSFAVSEILKVLFQNTISARPVPISFPAAWSGTYEIGGATIGVVPTVSIIVAFVSLLGLTLILRRTATGMAMRAAAEDLEMLKLLGVRANRVVAMAFALSGLLAGIAAVIWTAQRGSVDPMMGFFPVLKAFIATVLGGLGSLGGAVLGGFVIGILEVLTQAFLPDGLSPYRDAIVLALVIAALLWRPDGLLPAQNANRS, via the coding sequence ATGGACCTGATCATCCAGCAATCAATCAATGCAATCAGCCTCGGTGGTGTCTATGCGATGCTGGCCCTTGGCCTTGCGATCGTTTTTTCCATCGTGGGGCTGATCAATTTCGCTCACGGCGATATCATGACCTTCGGCGGCTACGGGATTTTCCTGTCGCTGGCGTTTGGCATGTCGCCGGTGGCCGCACTGGCCATCGGGATCGGCGCGGCAGTGGTGATGGCGCTGACGCTTGAACGCACGGCCTTCCGGGCGATGCGCGGGGCTGATGTGGTTACCCTGCTGATCACCAGTTTTGCCGTGTCTGAGATACTCAAGGTACTGTTTCAGAATACAATATCCGCGCGCCCGGTGCCCATTTCTTTTCCCGCAGCATGGTCCGGCACCTATGAGATCGGAGGGGCTACGATCGGGGTCGTACCAACAGTGTCGATCATCGTGGCCTTCGTGTCGTTGCTCGGGCTGACCCTGATCCTGCGCCGCACTGCGACCGGTATGGCAATGCGTGCCGCAGCCGAAGATCTGGAGATGCTGAAACTGCTGGGTGTGCGGGCCAACCGCGTGGTGGCGATGGCTTTTGCGCTCTCAGGTCTGCTCGCGGGCATCGCTGCAGTGATCTGGACGGCGCAGCGCGGATCGGTCGATCCGATGATGGGGTTCTTCCCCGTGCTCAAGGCCTTCATCGCCACGGTTCTGGGCGGCCTCGGCAGCCTCGGTGGCGCTGTGCTGGGCGGCTTTGTGATCGGCATACTGGAAGTGCTGACCCAGGCGTTTCTGCCTGACGGGCTCTCGCCATACCGCGATGCGATCGTGCTGGCGCTGGTGATTGCTGCTCTTCTCTGGCGACCCGACGGGCTGCTGCCTGCCCAGAATGCCAACCGGTCGTGA
- a CDS encoding ABC transporter ATP-binding protein, translating into METALTIKGLDVRYGPVQATRGVDLTAAVGGVTALLGANGAGKTSTVMAIAGALRISGGSVSIFGQDMTGAAPDAIVRAGVAISPEGRRVFSALSVEDNLTLAGSVVADTATALDRKNAMMQRFPILGERRRQLAGLLSGGEQQMLAVARALMSGPRLLLMDEPSLGLAPQMVDAIFAIIEELREEGISILLVEQNATLALDVADHAVILANGAVAAAGAPDDLKNDKLLQAAYLAA; encoded by the coding sequence ATGGAAACCGCACTCACCATAAAGGGGCTCGATGTCCGGTACGGACCGGTTCAGGCCACGCGCGGCGTGGACCTGACGGCGGCCGTGGGCGGCGTCACAGCGCTTCTTGGGGCCAACGGTGCCGGCAAGACATCCACGGTGATGGCTATTGCCGGGGCGCTGCGCATCTCCGGCGGGTCGGTTTCCATTTTCGGCCAGGACATGACAGGGGCTGCGCCCGACGCCATTGTGCGCGCGGGCGTAGCCATCTCTCCGGAAGGCAGACGCGTTTTCTCGGCGCTCTCGGTCGAGGACAATCTGACACTAGCGGGCTCGGTTGTGGCCGATACGGCCACAGCACTCGACCGGAAGAACGCGATGATGCAGCGTTTTCCGATCCTCGGTGAAAGGCGCAGACAACTTGCGGGCCTTCTGTCCGGCGGCGAGCAGCAGATGCTGGCCGTCGCGCGGGCGCTGATGAGCGGGCCGCGGCTTTTGCTGATGGATGAGCCCTCGCTGGGGCTTGCCCCGCAGATGGTGGACGCGATTTTCGCCATCATTGAAGAACTGCGCGAAGAGGGGATTTCAATTCTGCTGGTTGAGCAGAACGCTACTCTGGCGCTCGATGTGGCGGATCATGCGGTCATTCTCGCAAACGGAGCCGTCGCCGCTGCCGGCGCGCCCGATGACCTTAAAAATGACAAGCTGCTCCAGGCAGCCTATCTGGCGGCCTGA
- a CDS encoding ABC transporter substrate-binding protein: MTFKKLLLTTTSALVLTGAAQAEDYVIGVMSAQSGYLAPYDGPAYAGFQFCVDQRNAAGGLNGEYMVKTIVKDTRSDIAEGVKVVQEMLDDGAQFIVSSADADPTIAAAQITMADGIPTMTFAGTAPVLTQVGPHVFGSYPADNQQGAVLAAYARDQGLQNVYLVKSPDSAYTLGGPEYFGEVFESLGGNIVGTSNYSLNQPDFSAIVTTIKAAEPQPDVIVTWAWEPDFPAFIKALRGAGLDTQVMGGDVLDTPTVRGLGDVVDGVVHTSGGFPDEGSDYARFIDDFKAATGTTPDNNYYVNGCDIVNMIEQAVAAAGSTDPGAVTEAMAEIENGKGIMSDFTFKGTDRMPLRDVVVARITGDGEKEFVKRTKADPATLPKP, from the coding sequence ATGACTTTCAAGAAACTGCTTTTGACCACAACGAGCGCACTGGTGCTCACCGGGGCGGCACAGGCCGAAGACTATGTGATCGGCGTGATGTCGGCGCAATCGGGCTATCTGGCACCCTATGACGGACCGGCCTATGCGGGCTTTCAGTTCTGCGTCGATCAGAGAAACGCGGCCGGCGGTCTGAACGGCGAATACATGGTGAAAACCATCGTCAAAGACACCCGTTCCGACATCGCCGAAGGGGTGAAGGTAGTGCAGGAAATGCTGGATGACGGCGCACAGTTCATCGTCTCCTCAGCAGATGCAGACCCCACGATCGCCGCGGCCCAGATCACCATGGCCGACGGTATCCCGACCATGACTTTTGCGGGCACAGCGCCCGTGCTGACCCAGGTGGGCCCGCATGTTTTCGGCAGCTATCCGGCGGATAATCAGCAGGGTGCTGTACTGGCGGCTTATGCCCGCGATCAGGGTCTGCAGAACGTCTATCTGGTGAAATCCCCGGACAGCGCCTATACCCTCGGCGGGCCCGAGTACTTCGGCGAAGTCTTTGAATCGCTCGGCGGCAACATCGTCGGCACATCGAACTATTCCCTGAACCAGCCCGATTTTTCCGCCATCGTGACAACCATCAAGGCCGCTGAACCGCAGCCAGATGTGATCGTCACATGGGCCTGGGAGCCGGATTTCCCGGCCTTTATCAAAGCGCTGCGCGGTGCTGGGCTCGACACGCAGGTCATGGGCGGCGACGTGCTCGACACGCCGACGGTCCGCGGCCTTGGAGACGTGGTGGACGGGGTGGTGCACACCTCTGGCGGCTTCCCTGACGAAGGGTCGGATTACGCCAGGTTCATCGATGATTTCAAAGCCGCGACCGGCACGACGCCGGACAACAACTACTACGTCAACGGCTGTGACATCGTAAACATGATCGAACAGGCGGTCGCGGCTGCCGGCTCTACAGATCCTGGGGCCGTGACCGAAGCCATGGCAGAGATCGAGAACGGCAAGGGCATTATGTCCGATTTCACCTTTAAGGGGACGGACCGGATGCCATTGCGCGATGTGGTGGTGGCGCGGATCACCGGCGATGGTGAGAAGGAGTTCGTGAAACGCACCAAAGCCGATCCTGCAACTCTGCCAAAGCCCTGA